A portion of the Syntrophorhabdaceae bacterium genome contains these proteins:
- a CDS encoding sodium ion-translocating decarboxylase subunit beta, whose protein sequence is MIDAMVGGLSGLVAGFVAFQWSNALMMIIGGVLLYLGIKKDFEPLLLVPIGFGCIIVNIPLADLMEKEGFLRIIYDMGIITELFPLLIFVGIGAMTDFRPVLENPYTFLLGAAGQFGIFLTLLLALMLDFPYKDAVTIGIIGACDGPTVIYVASQYAPHLLGAVSVAAYSYMSLVPVLQPPIMRMLTSQKERETIMKTHKKTVSDTTALLFPVVITIVGGLIAPKGLPLLATIMLGNFMKESGAVSRLT, encoded by the coding sequence TTTATCCGGACTCGTAGCAGGATTTGTAGCTTTTCAATGGTCAAATGCGTTAATGATGATAATCGGTGGGGTCCTCCTTTATCTCGGAATTAAAAAAGATTTTGAACCGTTGCTTCTCGTTCCGATTGGTTTCGGGTGTATTATTGTGAATATCCCTCTTGCCGACCTTATGGAAAAAGAAGGTTTTTTGAGGATTATCTATGATATGGGCATTATCACTGAATTATTCCCACTGCTCATTTTTGTGGGAATAGGCGCTATGACGGATTTCAGGCCTGTATTGGAGAACCCTTATACGTTTCTTCTCGGCGCAGCGGGGCAATTTGGTATATTTCTGACGCTGCTCCTTGCCCTGATGTTGGATTTCCCTTATAAAGATGCAGTAACGATAGGCATTATCGGTGCATGTGACGGGCCGACGGTTATCTATGTCGCATCTCAGTATGCCCCGCATCTCCTGGGGGCTGTATCGGTTGCGGCATATTCATACATGTCTCTTGTTCCTGTTTTGCAGCCTCCTATTATGAGAATGCTTACATCGCAGAAAGAACGTGAAACCATTATGAAGACCCACAAAAAGACGGTTTCAGATACCACAGCGCTTCTTTTCCCTGTTGTTATAACGATTGTTGGCGGTCTCATCGCACCGAAGGGCTTACCGCTTCTTGCAACGATCATGCTTGGAAATTTCATGAAAGAATCAGGCGCAGTGAGCAGGCTCAC